A single Perca flavescens isolate YP-PL-M2 chromosome 2, PFLA_1.0, whole genome shotgun sequence DNA region contains:
- the LOC114570690 gene encoding group XIIA secretory phospholipase A2, translated as MHYHGCVFLLGLYSFGHLQCVSACKQEPKTPDWRMTLKTIRNGIHKIDTYLNVALDLFGGDDGLCHYKCSDGYKPAQRPGYKHPPPNGCGSPLFGFQFDIGIPSMTKCCNQHDRCYDTCGREKHECDDQFQDCLETICRNVQRTLGLAQSVQACESAVTLLFDAVMHLGCKPYLDSQRQSCMCQYEVKREL; from the exons ATGCACTACCACGgctgtgtttttctgttggGTTTGTATTCTTTTGGACATCTCcaatgtgtgtctgcatgcaaaCAAGAGCCGAAGACTCCAGACTGGAGGATGACTCTGAAAACTATCCGCAACGGAATACATAAGATTGACACGTACCTGAATGTAGCACTGGACTTGTTTGGTGGCGATGACGGGCTGTGCCATTATAAGTGTAGTGATG GTTACAAGCCGGCACAACGTCCTGGATACAAGCACCCACCACCCAACGGATGTGGCTCCCCGCTGTTTGGATTTCAG tttgacaTAGGCATCCCGTCCATGACCAAATGTTGTAACCAGCATGACCGCTGCTATGACACCTGCGGCCGTGAGAAGCACGAGTGCGATGATCAGTTCCAGGACTGTCTCGAGACCATCTGTAGGAATGTGCAAAGGACTCTGGGATTGGCCCAGAGTGTCCAAG CTTGTGAGTCAGCAGTGACTCTGCTGTTTGACGCCGTTATGCACTTGGGATGTAAGCCATACCTGGACAGCCAGAGGCAGTCTTGTATGTGTCAGTATGAAGTGAAGAGGGAACTGTGA
- the LOC114569474 gene encoding caspase-6 yields MSNTVADRCGGSVAKGNTTQTDSAACTENLTETDFFIRSSLALDPAEEYKMDNKQRGLALIFNQERFFWRLGLNDRHGTNADRYNLEKRLKELNFEVKAYDNYKQEEVLNKISEAAEANHSDADCFLLVFLSHGENDHVYTYDGKISIQDITSLFKGDKCKSLVGKPKIFILQACRGDKHDNPVTACDVVDSELKTNEVVVDASAVHTLPAGADFIMCYSVAEGYYSHRETINGSWYVQDLCQLLQMYGDSLEFTELLTLVNRKVSMRSVGNSIDLNAIGKKQVPCFASMLTKKLYLRPKK; encoded by the exons ATGTCAAACACGGTAGCAGACAGATGTGGAG GAAGTGTTGCTAAaggcaacacaacacaaacagacagtgCGG CATGCACGGAGAACCTAACGGAGACTGATTTCTTCATAAGGAG CTCTTTAGCTTTGGATCCTGCCGAGGAGTACAAGATGGACAACAAACAACGAGGCCTTGCACTCATCTTTAACCAGGAGCGCTTCTTCTGGCGCTTGGGGTTAAATGACAGGCATGGAACCAACGCTGACCGCTACAATCTGGAGAAAAG ACTGAAGGAGCTAAACTTCGAAGTGAAAGCTTACGATAACTACAAACAGGAGGAAGTCTTAAATAAAATCAGTGAAG CCGCAGAAGCCAACCATTCAGATGCAGACTGCTTTTTGCTCGTCTTCCTGAGCCACGGCGAGAACGATCACGTTTACACCTACGATGGCAAGATCAGCATTCAGGATATCACCTCCCTGTTCAAAGGAGACAAGTGCAAGAGCCTCGTAGGCAAGCCAAAGATCTTTATATTACag GCATGCCGCGGAGACAAGCACGACAATCCAGTGACTGCCTGTGATGTCGTGGACAGTGAGCTGAAGACGAATGAGGTGGTGGTGGACGCTAGCGCCGTACACACCCTGCCTGCTGGGGCTGATTTCATCATGTGCTACTCTGTGGCTGAAG GGTACTATTCTCACCGGGAGACCATCAACGGCTCCTGGTATGTCCAGGACCTGTGTCAGCTGCTTCAAATGTATGGAGACTCCCTTGAGTTCACAGAATTACTGACACTGGTCAACAGGAAAGTGTCGATGAGGAGTGTTGGGAACAGTATCGACTTGAACGCCATTGGGAAGAAGCAAGTACCTTGCTTTGCTTCAATGCTCACCAAGAAACTCTACCTTCGACCAAAAAAGTAA